ATGGGTACGGCACGATCATCGGGCGTGAGGTTCATAGCATACAAGAACGATACCCTGGAGGCAGACGTATCTATTGACGACCACCTCGCTCTGCTTGATTTTCTTTCGAACGGGTAAGTGCCTCTGAGGGCTGTTTTTTGAAGTGGAGGATCAGGGTATATACGGGGCCCGATATGGCGTAGGCCGACGTGGCGACAAATAACGTCAGGTACGGTTCGGTAAGGACGATAACGAGAAGGATGATGACCCCCACTGTCGACATGAAGGGCCGGGCCCTGACAAAGCCCATGTCCTTGAAGCTGATATAACGGAACTTGCTGACCATGAGAAGGGCGAGACAGTAAATGACGATAGGCATGACAACTGTTTTCAGTCCACCCTTGTAACCAAGCCATGAAAAGAAAAGGACGATGCCGGCGATGGTTGCGGCGCCCGCCGGTATGGGCAGACCGAGGAAATGCTTCTTCTGCGCCGTATCGACCTGGATATTGAACCTTGCAAGTCTGAGCGCACCGCAAGCCACAAAGAGGAAGGCGGCCAGCCAGCCGAACTTGCCGTAGCTCTTGAGAGCCCAGAGGTAGGCGAGCACAGCGGGTGCCACACCGAAGGCGATGACATCGGAGAGGGAATCGTATTCCAGACCGAAACGACTGCTGGAATTCGTCATTCGTGCCACCCGGCCGTCGAGCATGTCAAAGATCGCCGATATGAATATTGCGA
This window of the Syntrophorhabdaceae bacterium genome carries:
- the pssA gene encoding CDP-diacylglycerol--serine O-phosphatidyltransferase, which gives rise to MSNVRRKRGKPMRGMYLLPNFLTSLSLLSGFYAIIAAMDRRFTYAAIAIFISAIFDMLDGRVARMTNSSSRFGLEYDSLSDVIAFGVAPAVLAYLWALKSYGKFGWLAAFLFVACGALRLARFNIQVDTAQKKHFLGLPIPAGAATIAGIVLFFSWLGYKGGLKTVVMPIVIYCLALLMVSKFRYISFKDMGFVRARPFMSTVGVIILLVIVLTEPYLTLFVATSAYAISGPVYTLILHFKKQPSEALTRSKENQAERGGRQ